A DNA window from Staphylococcus warneri contains the following coding sequences:
- a CDS encoding M20/M25/M40 family metallo-hydrolase — protein sequence MMNKERLLDTFLELVKINSETGNEEKIQPILKQKFEALGLKVEEDQASQTDGLGANNLVCTMPSNISNKDVPKLYFTSHMDTVVPGLDIKPHVAEDGYIYSDGTTILGSDDKAGLAAIIEAITTINEQHLSHGQIQFVITVGEESGLLGAQALDTSLLDADFGYAIDASVDVGTTVVGAPTQMKINTTINGKTAHASTPDEGISAINIAAKAISKMHLGQIDDLTTANIGKFHGGSATNIVADEVIIEAEARSHNDQSIEKQVQHMKDTFEQTAKDLGGQAHVEIEKSYPGFKVNDDELVTKIAKESAVTLGLKGNTVISGGGSDGSIINTYGIPSVILGVGYENIHTTSERIAVKDLNMLTSQVLKIIELVAD from the coding sequence ATGATGAATAAAGAACGTCTCTTAGATACATTTTTAGAATTAGTAAAAATCAATTCAGAAACTGGTAATGAAGAGAAAATTCAACCCATTTTAAAACAAAAATTTGAAGCACTCGGGTTAAAAGTTGAGGAAGACCAGGCAAGTCAAACAGATGGTTTAGGTGCTAACAATCTTGTTTGTACGATGCCAAGTAATATTTCAAATAAAGATGTACCTAAATTATATTTTACAAGTCATATGGATACTGTAGTTCCTGGTCTTGATATCAAGCCCCATGTTGCAGAAGATGGCTACATATACTCAGATGGAACTACCATTCTAGGTTCTGATGATAAAGCAGGTTTAGCAGCTATTATTGAAGCAATTACTACTATAAATGAACAACACTTATCCCATGGACAAATTCAATTTGTAATTACAGTAGGTGAGGAATCAGGTCTATTAGGTGCTCAAGCTCTGGATACATCTTTATTAGATGCTGACTTTGGATATGCTATTGATGCCAGTGTTGACGTCGGTACTACTGTTGTCGGCGCCCCAACACAAATGAAGATTAATACAACAATTAACGGGAAGACTGCGCATGCAAGTACACCAGATGAAGGTATTAGTGCTATTAATATAGCCGCTAAAGCGATTAGTAAAATGCATCTAGGTCAGATCGATGATTTAACTACTGCAAATATAGGTAAATTTCATGGTGGTTCAGCAACAAATATTGTAGCTGATGAAGTAATTATCGAAGCAGAGGCACGCTCACATAATGATCAAAGTATTGAAAAGCAAGTACAACACATGAAAGATACCTTTGAACAAACTGCTAAAGATTTAGGTGGTCAAGCTCACGTAGAAATAGAGAAAAGTTATCCTGGATTTAAGGTTAATGATGATGAACTGGTAACTAAAATAGCTAAAGAAAGTGCTGTTACTTTAGGGCTAAAAGGTAATACAGTAATCTCTGGCGGCGGTTCAGATGGTAGTATCATTAATACGTATGGTATTCCATCCGTTATTTTAGGGGTTGGTTATGAAAATATTCACACTACAAGTGAAAGAATTGCCGTTAAAGATCTTAATATGTTAACTAGCCAAGTACTAAAAATTATTGAACTCGTTGCAGATTAG
- the gndA gene encoding NADP-dependent phosphogluconate dehydrogenase: MTQQIGVVGLAVMGKNLAWNIESRGYSVSVYNRSRQKTDEMVEESKGKSIHPTYSLEEFVNSLEKPRKILLMVKAGPATDATIDGLLPLLDDDDILIDGGNTNYQDTIRRNKALAESGVNFIGMGVSGGEVGALTGPSLMPGGQEAAYNKVSDILDAIAAKAQDGASCVTYIGPNGAGHYVKMVHNGIEYADMQLIAESYAMMKDLLGMSHTEISQTFKDWNAGELESYLIEITGDIFTKLDENNEPLVEKILDTAGQKGTGKWTSINALELGIPLTIITESVFARFISSIKEERVNASKSLNGPQASFDGNKEEFLEKIRKALYMSKICSYAQGFAQMRKASEDHEWNLKLGELAMIWREGCIIRAQFLQKIKDAYDNNPELENLLLDPYFKNIVTDYQDALRDVVATGVKNGVPTPGFSASVNYYDSYRSEDLPANLIQAQRDYFGAHTYERKDREGVFHTQWVED; encoded by the coding sequence ATGACACAACAAATAGGTGTAGTAGGTTTAGCCGTAATGGGTAAAAACCTTGCATGGAATATTGAATCACGTGGTTATAGTGTATCTGTTTATAATCGTTCTAGACAAAAAACGGATGAAATGGTGGAAGAATCAAAAGGTAAAAGCATCCACCCAACATATTCTTTAGAAGAATTTGTTAATTCATTAGAAAAACCCCGTAAAATTTTATTAATGGTTAAAGCTGGTCCTGCTACCGATGCAACAATAGATGGTTTATTACCTTTATTAGATGATGATGATATTTTAATTGATGGTGGTAATACAAACTATCAAGATACAATTCGTCGAAATAAAGCATTAGCTGAAAGTGGCGTTAATTTCATTGGTATGGGTGTATCAGGTGGTGAAGTAGGCGCTTTAACTGGTCCTTCATTAATGCCTGGTGGTCAAGAAGCCGCTTATAATAAAGTCAGTGATATCTTAGATGCCATTGCAGCTAAAGCGCAAGATGGCGCATCTTGCGTAACATACATTGGCCCAAATGGTGCAGGTCATTATGTGAAAATGGTTCATAACGGTATTGAATATGCAGATATGCAATTAATCGCTGAAAGTTATGCAATGATGAAAGACTTATTAGGTATGAGTCATACTGAAATTTCTCAAACATTCAAAGATTGGAATGCTGGAGAACTCGAAAGTTACTTAATAGAAATTACTGGTGATATTTTCACTAAATTAGATGAAAATAATGAACCTTTAGTAGAAAAAATATTAGATACTGCTGGTCAAAAAGGTACAGGTAAGTGGACTTCTATTAATGCATTAGAATTAGGAATTCCATTAACAATTATCACTGAATCAGTATTTGCTCGTTTCATTTCATCCATTAAAGAAGAACGTGTTAACGCGTCTAAATCATTAAATGGACCACAAGCTTCATTTGATGGTAATAAAGAAGAATTCTTAGAAAAAATCAGAAAAGCATTATATATGAGTAAGATTTGTTCTTACGCTCAAGGCTTTGCGCAAATGAGAAAAGCGAGCGAAGATCACGAATGGAACTTAAAATTAGGTGAGCTTGCAATGATTTGGCGTGAAGGTTGTATCATTCGTGCACAATTCTTACAAAAAATTAAAGATGCTTACGATAATAATCCAGAACTTGAAAACTTATTATTAGATCCATACTTCAAAAATATTGTTACAGATTACCAAGATGCATTAAGAGACGTCGTAGCAACAGGCGTTAAAAATGGTGTACCAACACCAGGATTCTCTGCAAGTGTGAACTACTATGATAGTTATCGTTCTGAAGATTTACCTGCTAATCTTATCCAAGCACAACGTGACTATTTTGGTGCACATACTTATGAACGAAAAGACCGTGAAGGTGTATTCCACACACAATGGGTTGAAGATTAA
- a CDS encoding glycoside hydrolase family 13 protein: protein MTKNWWKEAVAYQVYPRSFNDSNDDGIGDLPGVIDKLDYLKDLGIDVIWLSPMYKSPNDDNGYDISDYQAIMDEFGTMDDFDRLLEGVHQRGMKLILDLVVNHTSDEHPWFIESKSSKDNPKRNWYIWKDPKPDGSEPNNWESIFNGSTWEYDANTDQYYFHLFSKKQPDLNWNNKEVRKAVFDMMNWWFDKGIDGFRVDAITHIKKTFEAGDLPVPNGKTYAPAFDVDMNQPGIQDWLQEMKDQSLSNYDIMTVGEANGVTPDDADEWVGEKNGKFNMIFQFEHLGLWSTGDSQFDVSAYKNVLNRWQKRLEGVGWNALFIENHDQPRRVSTWGNDTDYWYESATSHAVVYFLQQGTPFIYQGQEIGMTNYPFDSIETFNDVAVKNEYQIVKEQGGDVNQLLDKYKMENRDNSRTPMQWNNEENAGFTGGKPWFPVNPNYKEINVADQQEDEHSVLNFYKSLIQLKKSADIYTYGQFDLVDADNPNIFAYSRTLNNDKVLIVGNLTDKVSQLNIDIDVKHTETLLHNYDKDINLNQIEPYEAFVLKL, encoded by the coding sequence ATGACTAAAAATTGGTGGAAAGAAGCAGTTGCATATCAAGTTTACCCAAGAAGTTTTAATGATAGCAATGACGATGGTATAGGGGATTTACCTGGTGTTATAGACAAGTTAGATTACTTAAAAGATTTAGGTATAGATGTAATCTGGTTAAGCCCAATGTACAAATCGCCTAATGATGACAATGGCTATGATATTAGTGATTATCAGGCAATTATGGATGAATTTGGTACAATGGATGACTTCGATCGATTATTAGAGGGTGTACATCAACGAGGAATGAAATTAATACTAGATTTAGTTGTAAATCATACATCTGATGAACATCCTTGGTTTATTGAATCAAAATCAAGTAAAGATAATCCTAAACGTAACTGGTACATTTGGAAAGATCCAAAACCTGATGGTTCGGAACCTAATAACTGGGAAAGTATTTTTAATGGTTCAACATGGGAATATGATGCCAATACGGATCAATATTATTTCCATTTGTTTAGTAAAAAACAACCAGATTTAAATTGGAATAATAAAGAGGTAAGAAAAGCAGTATTCGACATGATGAATTGGTGGTTTGATAAAGGGATAGATGGATTCAGAGTTGATGCTATTACGCATATTAAGAAAACATTTGAAGCAGGTGATTTACCCGTACCAAATGGGAAAACATATGCACCGGCATTTGACGTCGATATGAATCAACCTGGTATCCAAGATTGGTTACAAGAAATGAAAGATCAATCATTATCTAACTACGACATTATGACTGTGGGTGAAGCAAATGGCGTAACACCAGACGATGCTGATGAATGGGTCGGAGAGAAAAATGGTAAATTTAATATGATTTTCCAATTCGAACATTTAGGACTGTGGAGTACGGGAGATTCTCAATTTGATGTCAGTGCATATAAAAATGTACTAAACCGTTGGCAAAAACGCTTAGAAGGCGTTGGCTGGAACGCACTATTTATTGAAAATCATGACCAACCAAGGCGTGTATCAACATGGGGAAATGATACCGATTACTGGTATGAATCAGCTACAAGTCATGCAGTTGTGTATTTCCTTCAACAAGGTACACCATTTATTTATCAAGGACAGGAAATAGGAATGACTAATTATCCATTTGATAGTATAGAAACATTTAACGATGTAGCAGTTAAAAATGAATATCAAATCGTTAAAGAACAAGGTGGCGACGTTAATCAATTATTGGATAAATATAAAATGGAAAATAGAGACAATTCTCGTACGCCAATGCAGTGGAATAATGAGGAAAACGCAGGCTTTACAGGTGGAAAGCCATGGTTCCCAGTAAATCCTAACTATAAAGAAATTAACGTAGCTGATCAACAAGAAGATGAGCATTCTGTATTAAATTTTTACAAATCACTCATTCAATTGAAAAAATCGGCTGATATTTACACTTACGGTCAATTTGATTTAGTGGATGCTGATAATCCAAATATATTTGCTTATTCAAGAACACTTAACAATGATAAGGTACTCATCGTGGGTAATTTAACTGATAAAGTGAGTCAATTAAATATTGATATCGATGTAAAACATACAGAAACATTACTTCACAATTATGATAAAGATATTAATCTAAATCAAATTGAGCCTTATGAAGCCTTTGTATTAAAACTTTAA
- a CDS encoding AraC family transcriptional regulator, whose amino-acid sequence MDVIKQIQQAIVYIEDRLLEPFNLQELSDYVGLSPFHLEQSFKMIVGLSPEAYARARKLTLAAIDVKHSASRLVDVAKKYRYANSNDFANDFSDFHGVSPIQASTKKDELKMQERIYIKLTTTERAPYPYRLEETDDISLVGYARYIDAKNLSNPFNVPDFLEDLLLDGHLKELRRYNDISPFELFVISCPLDSGLEIFVGVPSERYPAHLESRFLPGRHYAKFNLQGEIDYTVNEAWYYIETSLQLTLPYERNSLYVEVYPLEISFDDPFTKIQLWLPVEQEHYNNE is encoded by the coding sequence TTGGACGTTATCAAGCAAATACAACAGGCAATTGTTTATATTGAAGACCGTCTTCTTGAGCCGTTTAATTTGCAAGAATTAAGTGATTACGTTGGTCTCTCTCCCTTTCACCTTGAACAATCATTTAAAATGATTGTAGGTCTATCACCAGAGGCGTACGCAAGAGCTAGAAAGCTAACACTAGCTGCTATCGACGTCAAACATAGTGCGAGTCGTTTGGTAGACGTAGCTAAAAAGTATAGATATGCAAATTCAAATGATTTTGCAAATGATTTTAGTGATTTTCACGGCGTTTCACCAATACAAGCGTCAACTAAAAAAGATGAACTTAAAATGCAAGAGCGCATATACATTAAATTGACAACAACAGAGAGAGCACCTTATCCTTATCGACTAGAAGAAACAGATGATATTTCTTTAGTTGGGTATGCACGCTATATCGATGCAAAGAATTTGTCAAACCCTTTTAATGTTCCTGACTTTTTAGAAGATTTGCTATTAGATGGTCATTTAAAAGAGTTACGACGTTATAATGATATAAGTCCATTCGAATTATTTGTTATAAGTTGTCCTTTAGATTCTGGGTTAGAAATTTTCGTAGGTGTACCGAGTGAGCGTTATCCAGCTCATTTAGAAAGTAGATTTCTACCTGGCAGACACTATGCTAAGTTTAATTTACAAGGGGAAATTGATTATACGGTAAATGAGGCTTGGTATTATATCGAAACAAGTCTACAGTTGACGTTACCATATGAAAGAAATAGTTTATACGTAGAAGTGTATCCTTTAGAGATTTCATTTGATGATCCTTTTACTAAAATTCAATTATGGTTACCTGTTGAGCAAGAACATTATAATAATGAATAA
- the zwf gene encoding glucose-6-phosphate dehydrogenase, whose product MSTKQKHIPCLITIFGATGDLSHRKLFPSIFHLFQQDNLDEHIAIIGIGRRDISNDTFREQVKASIQSHVKETHKIDEFMEHVFYHKHDVSDEESYQSLLEFSNQLDTQFGLKGNRLFYLAMAPQFFGVISDYLKSSGLTNTSGFKRLVIEKPFGSDLKSAESLNNQIRRSFKEEEIYRIDHYLGKDMVQNIEVLRFANAMFEPLWNNKYISNIQVTSSEILGVEDRGGYYESSGALKDMVQNHMLQMVALLAMEAPISLNSEDIRAEKVKVLKSLRQLRPQDVRKNFVRGQYDRGVIEGQEVKSYREEDRVAEDSITPTFVSGKLTIDNFRWAGVPFYIRTGKRMKSKTIQVVVEFKEVPMNLYYQTDKLLDSNLLVINIQPNEGVSLHLNAKKNIQGIDTEPVQLSYAMGAQDKMNTVDAYENLLFDCLKGDATNFTHWEELKSTWKFVDAIQEQWNMVEPDFPNYTSGTNGPLESDLLLSRDGNHWWDDIQ is encoded by the coding sequence TTGAGTACAAAACAAAAACATATACCTTGTTTAATTACAATTTTCGGAGCAACTGGTGATTTGAGTCATCGTAAATTGTTCCCTTCCATTTTTCACCTTTTTCAACAAGATAACTTAGATGAACACATAGCTATTATTGGAATTGGTCGCCGCGATATTAGTAACGATACGTTCCGTGAGCAAGTTAAAGCGTCAATCCAATCACATGTTAAGGAAACACATAAAATTGATGAATTCATGGAACATGTGTTTTATCACAAGCATGATGTAAGTGATGAAGAAAGTTATCAATCATTATTAGAGTTTAGTAATCAGTTAGATACTCAATTCGGTTTAAAAGGTAATCGTCTGTTCTATCTTGCTATGGCTCCACAATTCTTTGGTGTTATCTCAGATTATTTAAAATCATCTGGATTAACCAATACTTCAGGCTTTAAACGTCTTGTTATAGAGAAGCCATTTGGAAGTGACTTGAAATCAGCTGAATCATTAAACAACCAAATAAGACGTTCATTTAAAGAAGAAGAAATTTATCGTATCGATCACTATTTAGGTAAAGATATGGTTCAAAATATTGAAGTTTTACGTTTTGCTAATGCTATGTTCGAACCACTATGGAATAATAAATATATTTCTAATATCCAAGTAACATCTTCTGAAATTTTAGGTGTGGAAGATCGTGGTGGTTATTACGAATCTAGTGGTGCCTTAAAAGACATGGTTCAAAACCATATGTTACAAATGGTTGCCTTATTAGCAATGGAAGCCCCTATCAGTTTAAATAGTGAAGATATTAGAGCTGAAAAAGTAAAAGTATTAAAATCTTTACGTCAATTACGTCCACAAGATGTGAGAAAGAACTTTGTGCGTGGACAATATGACCGAGGTGTCATTGAAGGTCAAGAAGTAAAATCATATCGTGAAGAAGATCGAGTTGCTGAAGATTCTATCACTCCAACGTTTGTGTCTGGTAAATTAACTATTGATAATTTTAGATGGGCAGGCGTACCATTCTATATTCGAACAGGTAAACGAATGAAATCTAAAACAATTCAAGTAGTAGTTGAATTTAAAGAAGTACCTATGAACTTATACTATCAAACAGATAAATTATTGGATTCTAATTTATTAGTCATTAATATTCAACCAAATGAAGGTGTATCACTTCATTTAAATGCTAAGAAAAATATTCAAGGCATTGATACTGAACCAGTACAATTATCTTATGCGATGGGTGCACAAGATAAAATGAATACTGTCGATGCATATGAAAATCTATTATTTGATTGTCTTAAAGGTGACGCAACAAACTTTACACACTGGGAAGAATTAAAATCAACTTGGAAATTTGTTGATGCGATTCAAGAACAATGGAATATGGTAGAACCAGATTTCCCTAACTATACTTCTGGTACAAACGGCCCGTTAGAAAGTGACCTTTTATTAAGTAGAGATGGTAATCACTGGTGGGACGATATTCAATAA
- the rnz gene encoding ribonuclease Z, producing MEVTFFGTSAGLPTKERNTQAIALNLEPYSNSIWLFDVGEGTQHQILHHSIKLGKIDHIFITHMHGDHIFGLPGLLTSRSFQGGENKPLTLVGPKGIQKYIETTLTLSESHLNYPITYIEIDESLNYHHNGFIVQAEMLNHGIKSFGYRIETPTTPGTIDVDALKAIGLEPGPKYQEVKTNNTFEFNGKVYQSDEFKGEAKSGPVVAIFGDTKPCPNEHIIANEADIMVHEATYIEGEKTLANSYHHSHIDDVFNLIRQANVKQSLITHMSNRYTKEEIENIDQELNALADTPDFTFVTDFDSFKI from the coding sequence ATGGAAGTCACATTTTTCGGTACTAGCGCTGGACTACCAACCAAAGAGAGAAACACACAAGCAATTGCATTAAATCTTGAACCTTATTCTAATTCAATATGGCTTTTTGATGTAGGTGAAGGCACACAACATCAAATTCTTCATCATTCGATTAAATTAGGAAAAATCGATCATATCTTTATTACACATATGCATGGTGATCATATTTTTGGACTTCCAGGATTACTAACAAGTAGATCCTTTCAAGGTGGAGAAAATAAACCTCTCACACTCGTCGGACCTAAAGGTATTCAAAAATATATTGAAACAACATTAACTTTATCCGAATCACATCTCAATTATCCAATTACATACATAGAGATAGACGAATCCTTAAATTATCATCATAATGGATTTATAGTACAGGCTGAAATGTTAAATCATGGTATTAAATCTTTTGGTTATCGTATAGAAACGCCTACAACACCAGGTACTATTGATGTGGATGCACTAAAAGCAATCGGACTAGAACCTGGACCTAAATATCAAGAAGTAAAAACAAATAATACCTTTGAATTTAATGGGAAAGTTTATCAATCTGATGAATTCAAAGGAGAGGCAAAGTCCGGACCTGTTGTCGCTATATTTGGTGACACAAAGCCATGTCCTAATGAACACATTATAGCGAATGAAGCTGATATTATGGTACATGAAGCCACGTATATTGAAGGTGAAAAAACGCTAGCCAATAGTTATCACCATAGTCATATCGATGATGTTTTCAATTTAATTCGTCAAGCAAATGTCAAACAAAGCTTAATCACACATATGAGTAATCGCTATACTAAAGAAGAAATCGAAAATATTGATCAGGAACTCAATGCATTAGCAGATACACCAGATTTTACTTTCGTTACTGATTTTGACTCTTTTAAAATTTAA
- the proC gene encoding pyrroline-5-carboxylate reductase codes for MKLVFYGAGNMAQAIFTGIINSNNLDPNDIYLTNKSNEAALKDFAEKLGVNYSYDDEALLKDADYVFLGTKPHDFEALADRIKDSITDSNRFISIMAGLSIDYIREQLNTNNPLARIMPNTNAQVGHSVTGISFSNNFGPKAKDEVNELINAFGSVIEVSEDHLHQVTAITGSGPAFLYHVFEQYVKAGTQLGLEKDQVEESIRNLIIGTSKMIERSDLSMEQLRKNITSKGGTTQAGLDALSQYDLVAVFEDCLSAAVNRSVELSNTDD; via the coding sequence ATGAAACTTGTATTTTATGGTGCAGGCAATATGGCACAAGCAATCTTTACAGGCATTATTAATTCTAATAATTTAGATCCTAATGATATTTATTTAACAAACAAATCGAATGAAGCGGCACTTAAAGATTTTGCCGAAAAATTAGGTGTGAATTATAGCTATGATGATGAAGCATTACTTAAGGATGCTGATTACGTATTCTTAGGCACGAAACCACATGATTTCGAAGCTTTAGCTGATAGAATTAAAGATTCAATCACTGATAGTAATCGTTTTATTTCAATTATGGCTGGTTTATCCATTGATTATATAAGAGAGCAATTAAATACTAATAATCCATTAGCTCGTATTATGCCTAATACTAATGCACAAGTAGGTCATTCTGTAACAGGTATTAGTTTCTCAAATAATTTTGGTCCTAAAGCTAAAGATGAAGTGAATGAATTGATTAATGCATTTGGTTCAGTCATTGAGGTATCAGAAGATCACTTACATCAAGTAACGGCTATTACAGGAAGCGGGCCTGCATTTTTATACCATGTATTTGAACAATATGTTAAAGCTGGTACGCAACTCGGTTTAGAAAAAGATCAAGTTGAAGAATCTATTCGTAATTTAATAATTGGAACGAGTAAGATGATTGAACGATCTGATTTAAGCATGGAACAACTAAGAAAAAATATTACATCTAAAGGCGGTACAACACAAGCTGGTTTAGATGCCCTATCTCAATATGATTTGGTTGCTGTATTTGAAGATTGTTTAAGTGCAGCAGTTAATCGAAGTGTTGAATTATCCAATACAGATGATTAA
- a CDS encoding SDR family NAD(P)-dependent oxidoreductase, with protein MIGQHYIVTGGTSGLGLDIVHELIKRGTHVTILARNIKKFRQINFGSQSSFVDVIECDLQNRQDIIHITSQIKTPIHGLIYSSGLGYFKSIAMHTTEEMIETYDVNLISFNLLYNTIKPYLVDHAHVIGISSQAAFVTQSHAAHYGASKAAFNQVLNALRLEEPKLHVMSVNTGPIDTPFHQKADPSLSYFNQYRSIMIHSNQLAQHIVEGIIKEKQEINAPTWMHQMLKLYQLAPRFLEKHFSHLFNNKSNH; from the coding sequence ATGATAGGCCAACATTATATTGTTACAGGTGGTACAAGTGGCTTGGGATTAGATATTGTACATGAACTTATTAAAAGAGGAACTCATGTAACCATTCTTGCACGTAACATTAAGAAGTTTCGACAAATTAATTTCGGTAGTCAATCCTCATTTGTCGATGTTATAGAATGCGATTTGCAAAATAGGCAAGACATTATTCATATTACATCTCAAATTAAAACACCTATACACGGATTGATATATAGTTCAGGATTAGGTTATTTTAAATCTATTGCTATGCATACAACAGAAGAGATGATTGAAACATACGATGTTAACTTAATTAGTTTTAATTTACTATACAATACGATAAAGCCATATTTAGTAGATCATGCGCATGTAATTGGTATATCTAGTCAAGCTGCATTTGTCACACAATCGCACGCTGCGCACTATGGTGCGTCTAAAGCTGCTTTTAATCAAGTTCTAAATGCACTGAGATTAGAAGAACCAAAATTACACGTCATGTCAGTAAATACGGGACCGATTGACACTCCATTTCATCAAAAAGCAGACCCATCCTTATCGTATTTCAACCAATATCGTTCAATAATGATTCATTCCAACCAACTTGCTCAACATATCGTGGAAGGTATTATTAAAGAAAAGCAAGAAATCAATGCACCTACATGGATGCATCAAATGTTAAAATTATATCAATTAGCACCAAGATTTTTGGAAAAACATTTTTCTCATTTGTTTAATAACAAAAGTAATCATTAA
- a CDS encoding aldo/keto reductase — protein sequence MQKNILKSGIEISELGLGCMSLGTDYKTAQPIIESAIENGITYFDTADMYDQGINEEIVGKALKRYQNRDDIVIGTKVGNRLTEDGSITWDPSKKHIKEGVKGSLQRLGLDHIDLYQLHGGTIDDPLDETISAFDELKQEGIIRAYGISSIRPNVIDYYLKHSQIETLMSQFNLIDNRPESLLDDIHEKQIKVLARGPVFKGLLTSNSNEALDKKFADGIFDYTQDELGETIASVKEIESNLTALSFNYLTSHDALGSIIVGASSVEQLEENVENYYKDVSLDQIKASRERVKDLQYTQHLK from the coding sequence ATGCAAAAGAATATCTTGAAAAGTGGTATAGAAATTTCAGAATTAGGATTAGGTTGTATGAGTTTAGGTACAGATTATAAAACTGCACAACCGATAATTGAAAGTGCAATTGAAAATGGTATTACTTATTTTGATACGGCTGATATGTATGACCAAGGTATTAATGAAGAAATCGTTGGTAAAGCATTAAAAAGATATCAAAATCGTGATGATATAGTTATTGGCACTAAAGTTGGTAACCGATTAACTGAAGATGGCAGTATCACATGGGATCCTTCAAAAAAACATATTAAAGAAGGTGTGAAAGGCTCATTACAACGTTTAGGTTTAGATCATATTGATTTATATCAATTACATGGTGGTACTATTGATGATCCATTAGATGAAACAATAAGTGCGTTTGATGAGTTAAAACAAGAAGGTATCATTCGCGCATATGGTATTTCATCTATTCGTCCAAATGTGATTGATTATTATTTAAAACATAGTCAAATTGAAACATTAATGTCTCAATTTAACCTCATTGATAATCGACCTGAAAGCTTATTAGATGACATACATGAAAAGCAAATTAAAGTATTAGCACGTGGACCTGTATTTAAAGGTTTATTAACGTCAAATAGTAACGAAGCATTAGATAAAAAATTCGCTGATGGTATATTCGACTATACACAAGATGAATTAGGTGAAACGATTGCTTCTGTTAAAGAAATTGAAAGTAATCTAACTGCGCTATCATTTAATTATCTCACTTCACATGATGCTTTAGGCTCTATCATCGTAGGTGCAAGTAGCGTAGAACAACTAGAAGAAAATGTTGAAAATTATTATAAAGATGTAAGTTTAGATCAAATTAAAGCGTCTAGAGAACGCGTCAAAGATTTACAGTATACACAACATTTAAAATAA
- a CDS encoding NUDIX domain-containing protein: protein MEFNEKTIDRTVIYNGKIVDLEIHDVELPDGRTSKRELIYHNGAVAVCAITPENEVLLVKQFRKPAEKPLLEIPAGKLEKNEEREEAAKRELEEETGYIAKNLQFVTHMYGSPGFSNEKLTIYFADQLEVGEMNLDDDEFVEVHKFSIEEVKEALQNAEIEDAKTIIALQHLLLNYNHSK from the coding sequence ATGGAATTTAACGAAAAAACGATAGATAGAACAGTGATTTATAATGGGAAAATAGTCGATTTAGAAATCCATGATGTAGAACTACCTGACGGACGTACATCTAAACGTGAACTCATTTATCACAATGGCGCAGTGGCAGTATGTGCCATAACACCTGAAAATGAAGTACTACTAGTAAAGCAATTTAGAAAACCAGCCGAAAAACCATTATTAGAAATTCCTGCTGGTAAATTAGAGAAAAATGAGGAACGAGAGGAAGCAGCTAAACGTGAATTAGAAGAAGAAACTGGATATATTGCGAAAAACTTGCAATTTGTTACACATATGTATGGTTCTCCAGGCTTTTCAAATGAGAAGCTTACCATTTATTTTGCTGACCAATTAGAAGTAGGGGAAATGAACCTTGATGACGATGAATTTGTGGAAGTTCATAAATTCTCAATTGAAGAAGTAAAAGAAGCGCTTCAAAATGCAGAAATTGAAGACGCAAAGACAATCATTGCACTTCAACATCTATTATTAAATTATAATCATTCTAAATAA